The Arachis hypogaea cultivar Tifrunner chromosome 14, arahy.Tifrunner.gnm2.J5K5, whole genome shotgun sequence DNA window ATTAATTAACATCAGTTATCATTCATTTCTTTGGTTGGTAGAGGAAATAAATTTTACAGGTgagcaaataattatttttaactattaaaaatttaGACATTGATAAAATTGATCatataaaatttaaactaatattataccataaaaaaataaattatggttgacaaaaaatttaataattaaattttgattgattttaaaaaaaaaaaaaacagattaaatttttaaattacttttcttttatcatcagctttaactttttaaaatcctatttttttctctttgacAAAATCTAAAAAATCAAAACTCATCCCCATTAACTAAGAATTACTATCTCTTTTACTATTCTTATTCATCTAAACCTAACCTTAGTCTTAAATTGTCAAAACACAATACAACACaacacaaaaattaattaatcaattgcTTTTTCAAATATTTCGAATTGGCAAGTATGAATATTAATCGTGATTACAagagaaatagaaacaaaatagaagaactGATAAAATGTTAATAGAATAAAGTATCTTTTTTTCCcgaacgtttggggtaagtcatatttgtgtccctaacgtttaaatcgtcctatttgtattcttaacgtttataaaagtgattcaatgttatcctactatcaattatactaacaaaccagattatatttttcaattattctcacttggatgtattcaattcattctcaattaagtctcatttggatgtgttcgattttaatattatactcattatttgtgtttagattcaattatgtccctagaaaagtgaattatgtaaatgttgtagaaattagtttcaacatttgatgagctatttttttgagtagatcatcgattttatcccaaacatttgtattctaacttcaagaagagatttttaaaactcaaactaaagcactCATGATgtataattgacggcaggataacattgaatcacttttataaacgttagggatacaaatagaacgatttaaacgttaggtacataaatagaatttaccccaaacgttggggaaaaaaacgatactttactcatgtTAATAACtaactattaattaattaattagttaattacttgGATCAATGTTGGTGCTAAAGAGCTCCTTCAAATACATCTTTCTATCATATTATTAGGAGCGATGGCATCAAAATGCTTGACAATTATCTTctaaaaattttctttaattttgttccATCCTCACCGTCATTACAGCTTTAACGTTGTACACAGAGACAGTGGTGAAATCTTATAACCAAATCATCactaacactacaaaaaaaaaaatcttgcgGTCTTTGTAAACCTCACATAActtatgtttaattttctttttatttttctataaattgAAATActggttttgaatttgaatttgatgaagaagagACAAGTCATAGCGAAGATCGCTATATCAATGAACAATCCACACTTTCGTTTATAAGTGCTATCTTCTTCTGCGAAGATGGATGTGGTAGCAAAGTTGGTAGAAGTAATTATGTGAGGTTCTGTTGGTAGATTagcgattttttttttaatctgattaggaaaagatagaattttaagtTGATGAAAAAGACGATGAATAGAGTAATTCTAAAAATTtagtatgatttttttaattaaattaataaaaaattattggttAAATATTTTgtcaattataatttattatttataaatataacattaattttgagtttttaaagtcAATTTTATcagcattttatttttttatgattaaaaataattatttattatttaacagGTTGAAATCTTATGTAAACATCCAATTCCGATCTAATGATATGTTAATTAGAGCTTATATGTATGGTTGAACATAAAATTATCTaaatctaatatattttttatatctataaGTATAGTTTGACGTTTTCTATAGACAAAATCTTAATTCAAAAAAGGAAACCTAAAATAATACTATATTAAgtagtttaaaataatattaaattaattcaaaCATTTTTTTGATAATATCTCAAACACAAGGTGGATTGAAACTTCtaataatgatttatttttttagtgactTCTAATAATTATTTAAGCGAACTAACGAGTTAATTATTAGATCAGTTGAAAttgattatttaaatattattatattattattaaatattatattacattttatttcatttttaactTAATTAGTCTGTTCTAATAGACTCAACTTGTTTTTAACTTATaactatattaaatatatacaaaaattaactacaaaaattatttattaatataaaatatataatatataataaattataaatatatatttaaaataaattaaattatatatatatttatataaaaaatataattaatttataaattttaatgtataaataatattttaattaatttattatcatatcTAGCGACAATAATCATTGATCCAATTACCCTTAACTTAAGTAGAAGCGACATCATTGGATCTTCTCAGAAACTATTTAAGCAAATAAGGTGGTATTTATTACGgttcttaaaatttattattttattataaaaaattaaataataattttatatttaaaatgataaaaattaaaaatttttaaatatttaaaatatattataaaaaaattaaaaaaaatttaaacgctAAATTAAAGACATCATATTCgccataaataaagaaaaaattcatTGATAACCTCCACCTAACTTAATTATTGTAGAAAAAGAATATGATAGAATATTTTTATTAGGAGTGTATAACTGTATATGATCTGGTCCGATTCGAAAATTCGGTTCGAATTCGAATATTTTTAGGAGCTAATTCGAAAATTCGGTCCGATTTTATCAGATTTAAAGTTGGGTACGGGTCTCAAAAATATATCCGGTCATTATTTAAGGCTGGATTTGAGTTAAAGCGAACCTGGTTTCACCCGACCTATATATACCTTAAAAGaactaaaaaagatatatatatatatatatatataaaattaattttaatattatgttatattaattataagtttattgttttatttttaattgaattagaattaaatagatcaaaaaaaatattaaattaaaatttataaacaaatttaaatttaaatataatatcaaCTTTTTATAAcaaatgttttttttataaataagtaaattgtaaataagtttttttataaataattttttttataaattattattaaaactttaaagatctcatttttaTTCGATTTGGACCTAAtataattatgataaaaaatatttaaattttattgagtttaagATTGAGTTAAAGTGTAAAAAATAAacctaatatatatttaaaactaaatttaaattaaGACAAATCCAATTTCAGGCCAACCATGTAGACTCTTGttcttactttttattttctttagctagaGACTTTATGTGCTGTATAGGTATAGCATCttagaataatatataaatttaaattcttataaTATGTTTCGTATCAATTTAAAAACCCCACCATTGCAAATTCATGGATGAAGAAAGAGCAGAAGATGCAAGAACAAGAAGCATCTTGTGTAGTGGCTATGATGCAAGTCCTGGCATGGGACACTTCATCCCAATGCTAGAATTAGCCAAGAGACTCAGCCGCCACATCAATCTAACTGTCACCATCATCATCCCCTCCAGCAACCCTCCCTCCGCCGCACAAACAACCCTCCTCAGCTCCCTCCCCACCGCCATCTCACAAACCTTCCTCCCCTCAGTCTCCCTCTCTGACATCCCTTCAACCACCAACCCAGAGCTTAGCACCGCTCTCACCATCCTCCGCTCCCTTCCTTCCCTCCGCCGCAccctcctctccctctcctccacccACCACCGTCTTGCCACATTCATCATCGACCCCTTTGGTTTAGATGCGATTGATATCGCCTCAGAGCTTCACATCCCTTCTTACCTTTACTTCCCTTCCTCTGCCATGGCCTTGTCTTTGGCTTTGCACCTTCCCTACTTGACCCAAACGGTCAAGGGAAATTTCAAAGATCTCTCTGAACCGGTCCATATTCCGGGATGCATACCGGTTCATGGAAAAGACTTGTTAGAGCCGGTTCAAGAGAGAAACAGTGAATCCTACAAATGCATGCTTCGCCTCTTGAACCGGTTCAAGATGACCCAAGGGATCATAAATAATAGCTTCTTAGAACTCGAACCGGAAACCTTTAAGGAATTGCAAAAGGGTGAACCGGGCATGATTCCAGTTTACTCGGTTGGACCGTTGGTGAACGTAGAGCAAACTAATGGGACTGCCGACAAATGTTTAACATGGTTGGATGAGCAGCCACGTGGCAGTGTTTTATTTGTATGTTTTGGTAGTGGTGGAACCATATCTAGTGCTCAAACTCATGAGCTTGCTATTGGATTAGAGAATAGTAAGCAAAGATTTTTGTGGGTTGTCAAATGTCCCGACAAAGTAGCAAATGGTGCCTTGTTCAAGACTATTAAGGTGCAAGCAGACCCTCTTGATTTCTTGCCTGAAGGGTTTGTAGAGAGAACTAGAGGAATGGGCCTTGTGGTTCCATTTTGGGCTCCACAGGCCCAAATATTGGCCCATGAATCTATTGGAGGATTCTTGACCCATTGTGGTTGGAACTCTATACTCGAGAGTATAGTTAATGGAGTTCCGATGATTGCATGGCCACTCTATGCGGAGCAAAAGATGAAAGCGGTTTTGATTACCGAAGATATTAAGGTTGCAACAAGACCAAGAATTGGTGAGAATGGGTtggtggaaaatgaagaaataacTAGGGTTGTGGAGAAGTTGATGGAAGGTGAGGAAGGGAAGAAGCTTAGTTATCGAGTGAATGAACTCAAGGATGCAGCTTCCAAAGCCCTAGGAGAAAATGGATCCTCAACAAAGCAACTTTCTCAGTTGGTTCTTATGTGGAAAACTACTCAATAGATATCAAATTATATTTATTGATGTTGATTTAATAACTTTTCCAGTATTCTTCTCTCTTTGTACAATTAATTATTTCAAGTGTTATAATATATTGCCAACTTTGGTACCATATTTTCTTGGATTTAAACATCAGAGGTGCACGACTCCGATCCACACGGGAAACATTAATTTATACaagttattttattatatatacatataaatctaataatatatttttttaaaagtaaagtttacgatattaattaatttttcatataGTATCACTACAAAAAACAAGGGTTATATATAGTTACAGTTAAAACTGTGGCTAAAGTACGTATGGAAATAGTGTAGCTAATGAAAATATTCCTTTCACATGAAATTAAGATTTTAGGAATAGAGAAAATAAATGAGCAATAAATGGGTAAAgttcataatttaatctaaataatatataaaatttgattagtGTTTGAAAAGACACCAAGTTAGTGAAATATAACATTGATGTATACTAATTTTCAAAGGTTTAATATTTCAATCCCTTGTGAGAGCATGGACCcaataagatgagaaaataaaaatatccttataaTATAATGGTGATTGTTATTGACATGTGTTATGTTGTtctcttaggtagcgtttggtggagagtcAAAGAcgaaaagactgagactgagaaacagagactaagagatagagattgaaataaatctcggTATTCTGTTTGATGTAatattgaaatactgaaattttagaggtagagacagaaattttagtaccaatttctaaaccaacaaatataatactgaatgtcagtctctcagtctctgttttagtacctcaaaacaaacgctactttAGTATTGAATGTATATAAACTACTGTGAAGTGAGTGAGTGCCTGTAGCACTAGAgacattatcattattattagctTAATCCACTTTGAATCTGTCTTCGCTCTTCGCATAATTGGAAGTAGATTAGTGATTGGTGATGGGGGATGATGATTAAATGGAACTCTAATGGATAATAAATCTTTAAATAGAGTTTGGATTCATTCatgatgaattaatttttgattgattaaacttaaaaatattataaaaaaaactaaagaaaataaaactctATATAACTAATAATGGAAAAggaattagtaataaaaataaataataatgacaTAAATATGCATTTCACAAATTCTACTCTTAAcaaattattactaatatttttaattattttaatttatcaccaCGATTTAGAAAGATCAAAGATATAAGTAGGCTAAGGTTATTAACCTCATGAAActatctttcaaaaatttaaattaataagatTATTGTcgctattttgattattttttcatagacttttttgttttctttatgctaaattatttattttggataaataaacattataaaaaaatattgaataccaTTAAATTTTATCGATAGAATACATCTATTTGATAGTATAAATGACATTAAAAGATATTTATCAACGGATTATTTTATCTGATCTTAATTACTGACGTATTTTATGTCGGAATTTGCAATCAATACGACAAAAATAAGCGGTTAGTTACGGCAGACGCCATATTATGTTTTGTGGTGCTCATTTACCATTAGATATTTCCGCTACTAAATCCGActgtaagtaaatttttttttttttacaattagtagGGGACTTATTTGACTTTAAAACATCGAAGTTTTGAAAATCAGGGAATAAAGGTGGGGACGTATCTGTTCGCTCAAAACGGCGTCATTTGGCATTGTCCCAATACGACGTTGTTTTAGCCACGTGTTCAGGGACTAATGTGTCTTGAGCGCGGCGCTGTTGCTTTACTTGACACGTCACACCTACAACCTTTACGTAGGAGAGAGAGTGCCGTATTAACCAATTCAACCTGACTTGGAGACTTATATGACATATATTTAATAATCTTGAGGACCCAGAACCTAGTTAATTTTTATGAGGGATAAATATGTCGGACCGCCAAATCTTTAAGGACTTATTTGAggtattactcttttatttttcaatacaTAACACACTACTCACAAGACTCCCAATGGGAAGTGAGGGATAAATAAAGAGATCACCTAAAACTTACAAAACCAGAGTTAAACCAAGTGAAACTTAGAAATTAGCTAGACATTCAAAAACATCAAACATATCAAATAGCACAATCAAGCATTCTTTCAATTCTAATTGACAAGAAGTCAACATTAACAATATACTGGTTGTAGTAATTCACAATATTTTCAGTAGAACATCCAAACAAACAATTTTAATCGATCAATTCATTCACAATTCCAAACATTTTCAACAActtaaactttaatattttaaatctaaCCTATCTTAAAAACATAAATCCTCTAAAACTAACAATTAAATCTAACTCGAGCATAATATTAATTAACAACTAAAACCTACAATAATACTAAGGATAACTAAAACAAAGAatgaaattaatattaaaatgaaGAAGAACTTGAAATACAGGAATAGAGAAGGGTTAGAGAGAGTGTGGGCTGCAGAAGGGTTGCCGCCGGCGGCAGGACTGACGGGGCGGCGGAGAGAGGGTTAGCGAGAGTGGGAGAAGAGAGGATACAAAGGGAATTCGAAATGAAGGGAGAGAGGGTTCGcggtttgaatttaattttaggcTCGTTACTGTCGGATTTATGGACGGATAAATCCGATAATAATATTTTGCAGATGACCAAAATGCTACGTCTCATTAAATTGATTTGATGGTAACGAATCCGCGCCATATTTTCCATTCTCCTTCCAATTATTATCAGTGATTTTACTGTCGGAATAACAAATCTGATGAATAAATGTTTAACACAATAAAATAGATCTAATTTCTGATTGTAAATACGATGGTAACATGTGACGTGATGCTAAATTCAACATAAAATTTGATAGTATTCAAcgatttttttatagtaaaagaTCAAATTTTAGacttttttagttataaaagttctaatattatattataataattttttttaacttaaattaataaaaaaatacataaataattatatttttaataagttATACTTTTCAAGACTAATGGCCTTCTTTGCACGACTAAAATTGTTTGTTAATTAACTGTATATCCTAGTTTCTGTATTATGAACCCTacatataattataaatgttTTGAAAGTGAAAGAATATAATAGTAAACTAAAAGTTGTAGATCTACTGTTCATAAAGaaaatacaagaaattaaaacaTACCTGTTTTGTTGGCATCATTGAAACCATTCGTCCTACTTACCTAGCTTTATATCcacccaaaaataaaaataaaaataaaaataaaaaacttattgtatttaatataaaaataaattaaataatatatatttatgcaCAAATATATTATgagtaattttaatatatatttaaatggtTTTAATATTTTACTGTTATTTGAAATTGAGTTGCTGAGTAATTGAATTTTGTTTATTGAATTAATTTTGTTCATGATTTTTGTTAGttgaattttgtttttagttacGAACTTAGATGTTTGAAATTGTTTGTGAACTTCTAATATTAAATGATGAATAATTTATGACGTAAAAttgtgaaattttgaattttattaagttaaaaattattgaatttatatatttaaaattatatataaattttttaataattttatttaatatttaattaaatcggttgaaTTTCGGTCGAACCAGTAAACTATTGAACCAGTAATTTTACTGGTTTATTAACcagtccggttctcgcaaccttgaggAGGGGTGTATACAGCCCGACCCGGGTCGAAGATC harbors:
- the LOC112744503 gene encoding UDP-glycosyltransferase 72B1; this encodes MDEERAEDARTRSILCSGYDASPGMGHFIPMLELAKRLSRHINLTVTIIIPSSNPPSAAQTTLLSSLPTAISQTFLPSVSLSDIPSTTNPELSTALTILRSLPSLRRTLLSLSSTHHRLATFIIDPFGLDAIDIASELHIPSYLYFPSSAMALSLALHLPYLTQTVKGNFKDLSEPVHIPGCIPVHGKDLLEPVQERNSESYKCMLRLLNRFKMTQGIINNSFLELEPETFKELQKGEPGMIPVYSVGPLVNVEQTNGTADKCLTWLDEQPRGSVLFVCFGSGGTISSAQTHELAIGLENSKQRFLWVVKCPDKVANGALFKTIKVQADPLDFLPEGFVERTRGMGLVVPFWAPQAQILAHESIGGFLTHCGWNSILESIVNGVPMIAWPLYAEQKMKAVLITEDIKVATRPRIGENGLVENEEITRVVEKLMEGEEGKKLSYRVNELKDAASKALGENGSSTKQLSQLVLMWKTTQ